Genomic DNA from Candidatus Koribacter versatilis Ellin345:
TGGCCATGGGATTCACCCGCAGAGACTTCCTGAAAACTGCCACTGTTGGCACAGCCGCATTACCGATGCTCGGATTCAGTACCGAGCAAGCTTACGCGCAGGCATCCGAGCTGAAAATCGCGCGCACCACCGAGACCCGCTCAACTTGTCCATACTGCGCGGTCAGTTGCGGTGTCATCATCCACACGATCGGCGACAAGGCAAAGAATGTTACGCCGCAAGTGGTGCACGTCGAAGGTGACCCCGATCATCCCATCAATCGAGGTACGCTCTGTCCTAAGGGCTCGTCTCTGATGCAGGACATTCTCAACGAGCGCCGGCTGCTCAAACCGCAGGTTCGGCGTCCCGGTTCCGATCACTGGGAAGACATCTCGTGGGACACGGCCTTCGAAGAAATCGCGCAAAAGGTGAAGAAGACACGCGACGACACCTTCATTGAGAAGGACCCGATGGGACACACCGTCAATCGTTGCCCCGGGATTGCATTCACTGGCGGATGCACGGACACCAACGAATTCAATTTCCTCGTTGTGAAGACGATGAGAAGCATGGGGGTGACGTACCTGGAAAACCAGGCACGTGTTTGACACGGCCCAACGGTCTCAGGTCTGGGACCAAGCTTCGGTCGCGGCGCGATGACGAATGGCTGGGTAGACATCAAGAACACCGACATGATGTTGGTGATGGGTGGCAATCCAGCAGAAAACCATCCATGCGGGTTTAAGTGGGCGATCGAAGCCAAGCGCACTCGAAATGCCAAGTTGATTGTCGTTGACCCCAGATACACCCGAACTGCCGCGGTAAGCGACTTGTTCATCCAATTACGCGCGGGTACGGATATTG
This window encodes:
- a CDS encoding twin-arginine translocation signal domain-containing protein translates to MGFTRRDFLKTATVGTAALPMLGFSTEQAYAQASELKIARTTETRSTCPYCAVSCGVIIHTIGDKAKNVTPQVVHVEGDPDHPINRGTLCPKGSSLMQDILNERRLLKPQVRRPGSDHWEDISWDTAFEEIAQKVKKTRDDTFIEKDPMGHTVNRCPGIAFTGGCTDTNEFNFLVVKTMRSMGVTYLENQARV